In Chitinibacter sp. SCUT-21, a single genomic region encodes these proteins:
- the mltB gene encoding lytic murein transglycosylase B yields MQLKSFTSALLLTLGSLTVSANSVADDELISRPEVQEYIKQTAIDHGFAPEELTSWLQQAEFKGNIITILDKPSTSRPWHEFEANFVNKTRIMNGAKFWRENAILIGDITRKHQVAPEVLLAILGAETNYGRYTGSFRIVDALSTIAFNYPRRAEYFKGELTQLFLLAREEKKDPLEFKGSYAGAMGWPQFMPTSFRKWAQDWDKDGYHDIWSNPGDAMASVAYYLNQHGWKDGGDTFTAVNFNGDPKALLDDKFNLHYSVDELIAKGVAPINEINTKQQAVLFALETEPGFTQHFLGFNNFYVITRYNKSTLYATAVLKLADEIKKAYVNGDDLVVATPAPSKKSSKKK; encoded by the coding sequence TGATCAGCCGCCCCGAAGTGCAGGAATACATCAAGCAAACCGCGATCGACCATGGTTTTGCGCCCGAGGAACTGACATCTTGGCTGCAGCAAGCCGAATTCAAAGGCAATATCATCACGATTTTGGACAAACCATCGACCAGCCGCCCGTGGCATGAGTTTGAAGCCAATTTCGTCAATAAAACGCGCATTATGAACGGCGCTAAATTTTGGCGTGAAAATGCGATCTTGATCGGCGACATTACGCGCAAACACCAAGTTGCACCCGAGGTATTGCTCGCTATCCTTGGTGCAGAAACGAATTACGGCCGATACACCGGCTCATTCCGTATTGTGGATGCCCTATCAACGATTGCGTTTAATTACCCACGCCGCGCTGAATATTTCAAAGGCGAGCTAACGCAATTATTCTTGCTCGCACGCGAAGAGAAAAAAGACCCGCTGGAATTTAAAGGCAGCTACGCCGGCGCAATGGGCTGGCCACAATTTATGCCGACTTCATTTCGCAAATGGGCGCAAGATTGGGATAAAGACGGCTACCACGACATCTGGAGCAACCCAGGCGATGCAATGGCCTCGGTGGCGTACTACTTAAATCAGCACGGCTGGAAAGACGGCGGCGACACGTTCACCGCCGTTAATTTCAATGGCGATCCGAAAGCGCTGCTCGACGATAAATTCAATCTGCATTACAGCGTTGACGAGCTGATCGCCAAAGGCGTCGCGCCGATTAATGAAATCAACACCAAGCAGCAAGCGGTGCTATTCGCACTCGAAACCGAGCCAGGTTTTACGCAGCATTTCTTGGGCTTTAATAATTTTTACGTAATTACGCGCTACAACAAGAGCACTTTGTATGCGACCGCCGTGTTGAAATTGGCTGATGAAATTAAAAAAGCCTATGTCAACGGCGATGACTTGGTCGTTGCAACACCCGCACCAAGCAAGAAAAGCAGCAAGAAGAAATAG
- a CDS encoding DUF2813 domain-containing protein, with the protein MQLNRLQVTNFRGISQIDLQLDDAATALFGENNWGKTSLIVALCRCLTAPAPIETLFTHEDFHRVANSRASIARRLNITLYFQGDTPSRQFDPVAFPTQAVGEHGHSQQLVTIALRFMAERFGHGEIRARRYFVDGDGGEISHGDTDALADLLIKLHPVLRFRDMQLTDWLEHPRLATRPQADDPKLPASDAVRTVFERILTVPHQLHPQELSQGLAAMQELLSENAILVQGDTPTQRLAEQIANAPLNFRDDDSLLEIAQRSGSNLRRVALLMLIGALLHARGEHALSSEASPILVMEDPETHLHPTQLAMIWGLIEQLPLQKIITTNHGDLLASFPQHALRRLVRWPSHVHVYQLANHALSISDARKVAFHIRSNRASSMFARVWLLVEGETEFWLLPELARICGVNFPLEGIRCVEFAQAGLTPLIKFADHLGIHWHVICDGDEAGQKYLQRAERLLRVRAAERHITTLPSRDIEHFLWETGFAEVYREAGQHYKTPMSPQHAAALALQTPVEYSDEEIIARALRYHSKPGMALEIAESAEIKGRESIPPLLQTMFSTLQQLSSSLPDY; encoded by the coding sequence ATGCAACTGAATCGCCTGCAAGTTACCAATTTTCGCGGTATCAGCCAGATTGATCTGCAGCTGGACGATGCGGCGACGGCGCTGTTTGGCGAGAATAACTGGGGCAAAACCAGCCTGATCGTTGCGCTGTGCCGCTGCCTGACCGCTCCCGCGCCGATCGAAACCTTATTTACCCACGAAGACTTTCATCGCGTCGCCAATAGCCGCGCCAGTATTGCCCGCCGGCTCAATATCACACTGTATTTTCAAGGTGATACCCCCTCTAGGCAGTTTGACCCTGTCGCCTTCCCAACCCAAGCCGTTGGCGAGCATGGCCATAGTCAGCAACTGGTGACGATTGCGTTGCGCTTTATGGCCGAGCGTTTTGGCCACGGCGAAATTCGGGCGCGGCGTTATTTTGTCGACGGCGATGGCGGTGAAATTAGCCACGGCGACACCGATGCACTAGCTGACTTGCTGATTAAACTGCATCCGGTTCTGCGCTTTCGCGATATGCAGCTAACCGATTGGCTGGAACACCCGCGCCTCGCAACACGCCCGCAAGCTGACGATCCTAAGCTACCGGCCAGCGACGCGGTGCGCACCGTGTTTGAGCGCATCTTAACCGTGCCGCATCAGCTGCACCCGCAAGAACTCAGCCAAGGCTTGGCTGCGATGCAGGAATTGCTGAGCGAGAACGCGATTTTGGTACAAGGCGATACGCCAACGCAGCGACTGGCTGAGCAAATTGCCAATGCGCCGCTTAATTTTCGTGACGACGATAGCTTGCTCGAAATCGCGCAAAGGTCAGGCTCCAATTTGCGCCGCGTTGCACTGCTGATGCTGATTGGCGCATTGTTGCACGCACGGGGCGAGCATGCGCTCAGCTCTGAGGCCAGCCCAATTTTGGTGATGGAAGACCCAGAAACGCATCTGCACCCAACGCAGCTGGCGATGATTTGGGGTTTGATCGAGCAATTACCGCTGCAAAAAATCATCACCACCAATCATGGTGATTTGCTCGCTAGCTTTCCGCAACACGCGCTGCGCCGCTTGGTGCGCTGGCCCAGCCATGTACATGTGTATCAACTTGCCAATCACGCCTTGTCGATTAGCGATGCGCGAAAAGTGGCATTTCATATCCGTAGCAACCGCGCCAGCAGCATGTTTGCCCGCGTTTGGTTGCTAGTTGAAGGCGAAACTGAGTTTTGGCTTTTACCCGAATTGGCGCGCATTTGTGGCGTGAACTTTCCACTGGAAGGCATACGCTGCGTTGAGTTTGCGCAGGCGGGTTTAACCCCGTTAATTAAATTTGCCGATCATTTAGGGATTCATTGGCATGTGATATGCGATGGTGACGAGGCGGGGCAAAAATACCTGCAACGTGCAGAGCGCCTGCTGCGCGTGCGAGCCGCCGAGCGGCACATCACCACGCTACCGAGCCGCGATATTGAACATTTTTTATGGGAAACCGGTTTTGCCGAGGTGTATCGCGAAGCGGGTCAACACTACAAAACGCCAATGTCGCCACAGCACGCCGCCGCGTTAGCGCTACAAACGCCCGTTGAATACAGCGACGAAGAAATCATCGCCCGCGCACTGCGCTATCACAGCAAACCGGGCATGGCGCTTGAAATCGCTGAATCTGCCGAAATCAAAGGCCGCGAGAGCATCCCACCGCTTTTGCAAACGATGTTTAGCACCTTGCAGCAACTGAGCAGTAGCTTGCCTGACTATTGA
- a CDS encoding DUF4349 domain-containing protein, whose protein sequence is MRQLALAALITTALLTACGKGEYAGVEPLAASAVAEAAPAEESSAAQLQSSVNSANPADRKLVRQAEVRFRVKDVYQSSVQIENLVAELGGFVTQNHIQARIVNEHDVAQGQGKLSRLTEFYTEGTLEMRVPSEQTQAFLLKLAPLVQFLDERNFSAHDVAIQLLEQQLAQIRSQSSKQSLNENASSSSQVALAKQLIQAEQDAATIQQKLIEDRVAFSTITLNLYQDRQIARSEHDDIKAQLAAAEPSFGSKLQQAFVSGWQGFLDTLIALAHLWPLWLISLFIAAIWRKVKRTKAAKEHDNKRVD, encoded by the coding sequence ATGCGCCAACTAGCCCTAGCAGCACTCATTACCACCGCCCTACTCACCGCCTGCGGCAAAGGCGAATATGCGGGTGTTGAACCGCTTGCCGCCTCAGCCGTAGCTGAAGCCGCGCCAGCCGAAGAGAGCAGCGCAGCGCAACTGCAATCGTCGGTTAATAGTGCCAATCCAGCAGATCGCAAACTCGTACGCCAAGCCGAGGTGCGTTTTCGCGTTAAAGACGTGTATCAAAGCAGCGTACAAATTGAAAACCTCGTCGCTGAGTTGGGCGGTTTTGTAACGCAAAACCACATTCAAGCTCGCATCGTGAACGAGCACGATGTTGCACAGGGACAGGGTAAATTAAGTCGTTTAACTGAGTTTTATACCGAAGGCACGCTGGAGATGCGGGTGCCAAGCGAGCAAACTCAAGCCTTTTTATTAAAACTGGCACCACTGGTACAGTTTTTGGATGAAAGAAATTTTTCGGCGCATGACGTAGCGATTCAATTGCTTGAACAGCAACTTGCCCAAATCCGCAGTCAATCGAGTAAACAAAGCCTCAACGAAAACGCTAGCTCTAGCTCGCAAGTGGCGCTGGCCAAACAGCTAATCCAAGCTGAACAGGACGCTGCGACCATCCAACAAAAATTAATCGAAGATCGCGTTGCATTTAGCACGATTACGCTCAATTTGTATCAAGACCGGCAAATTGCGCGCAGCGAACACGACGATATTAAAGCGCAGCTAGCTGCAGCGGAACCAAGTTTTGGCAGCAAACTACAACAAGCCTTCGTGAGCGGTTGGCAAGGATTTTTAGACACGCTGATTGCGCTTGCCCACTTATGGCCATTGTGGCTAATTAGCCTATTTATTGCTGCGATCTGGCGCAAGGTAAAACGAACTAAGGCCGCCAAGGAGCACGACAACAAAAGGGTAGATTAA
- a CDS encoding methyl-accepting chemotaxis protein: MRKFQEDTEAIHRHIDGLSGLTLQVSKQSSIQTNAANQIAGEIHLLQDSFAKVNQSASEGARLSSESATEAASSANLMQHTVTDLEQIASTIDRTALNLEALGTQSDKIKHIVQVIGEIAAQTNLLALNAAIEAARAGEQGRGFAVVADEVRKLAERTSTSTVEIGQMIGLIAESKEKALASMNELVSSMGQNVQQAGETENAIARIAQNSGSVAQTTQQIAQAIELQAASSHSISTRAEEVSIGASKNDELIKKSTEYAQQIHGVIEDLKNEMQLFNVKKLN, encoded by the coding sequence ATGCGAAAATTTCAGGAAGATACCGAAGCCATCCATCGCCATATCGATGGCTTAAGTGGCCTCACTTTGCAAGTATCAAAGCAATCGTCGATCCAAACCAATGCAGCCAATCAAATTGCGGGTGAAATTCATTTACTGCAAGATAGCTTTGCGAAGGTTAATCAAAGTGCCTCTGAAGGGGCTCGGCTTTCCAGCGAATCAGCAACTGAAGCGGCAAGTAGCGCCAATCTAATGCAACATACGGTCACTGATTTAGAGCAGATCGCGTCGACGATAGATCGCACTGCACTTAATTTGGAGGCGCTTGGCACGCAAAGTGACAAAATCAAACACATAGTTCAAGTCATCGGCGAAATCGCGGCACAAACCAATCTTCTCGCGTTAAACGCCGCGATTGAAGCTGCTCGCGCTGGTGAACAAGGCCGTGGATTTGCCGTTGTTGCTGACGAAGTGCGCAAATTAGCAGAACGCACTTCGACCTCGACGGTTGAAATCGGTCAAATGATAGGATTGATCGCAGAAAGCAAAGAAAAAGCGCTCGCCAGCATGAATGAGCTCGTCTCGAGTATGGGGCAAAATGTTCAGCAAGCAGGTGAAACTGAAAATGCCATTGCGCGGATTGCACAAAACTCTGGCAGCGTTGCTCAAACTACCCAACAAATAGCCCAAGCCATTGAGCTACAAGCAGCCTCCAGTCATTCGATTAGTACCAGAGCAGAAGAAGTATCTATTGGCGCCTCGAAAAACGATGAACTGATCAAAAAATCCACGGAATACGCCCAGCAAATTCATGGTGTAATCGAAGACTTAAAAAATGAAATGCAGCTATTTAATGTTAAAAAGCTTAACTGA
- a CDS encoding primosomal protein N', with protein MAGDRTVSAQFVMVALDVPLNRLFGYQVGEFDPQVGQRVIVPFGPRQLSSIVIERRNDAGDFSGKTRAILAVRDDLPALSASTIALCQFVADYYHHPLGAVLSTALPTVFRNVPAFKAPAPACVYYAADIEKLLAHISKRAHAQQRVAQQLATPHTPAALRRIHDSGLKWAKAWAEQGLVQTAAETSVVSPASPILPLNAEQAYAVEQLSSARSFLPFLLYGITGSGKTEVYLQTIAAVLARGEQVLILIPEINLTPQLEGRFRARFPGVAMACLHSGLNDTERAVNWLAAMSGEARIVLGTRLAVFTPLPQLGMIVVDEEHDPSFKQQEGLRYSARDVAVYRARTAQVPIILGSATPSIETWANAKAKRYQIITLAERAVPGATLPKITLLPVKKAGLIDGFNRMALAAMHAALERGEQVLVFINRRGYSPVLQCGECGWMASCKHCSARLVLHLRDRRLRCHHCGFEEPITHACPDCGNQDLKPVGQGTQRLEEALATHFPNRKILRIDRDSTRRKGEMDAALAQVHSGEADILIGTQMLAKGHDFDRLNLVIALNADTGLFSVDFRAEERLFALLMQVAGRAGRRETPGEVMIQTAFADHPFYHQLLGRDYAPFADRTLSERQDMLLPPAMAWALFRAEAPDIEHAIGILNIIRACFEQLDATLRKDLTLNQPVAATMVKKAGVERAQLLIAARHKAQLQRALHQAMPHIEVIKTGKGRWSLDVDPIEV; from the coding sequence ATGGCAGGTGATCGTACCGTGAGTGCTCAGTTTGTCATGGTGGCCTTGGATGTGCCGCTCAATCGCCTTTTTGGCTATCAGGTGGGGGAATTTGACCCGCAAGTTGGTCAACGCGTTATCGTGCCGTTTGGCCCGCGTCAGCTTTCTAGCATCGTGATCGAACGCCGCAACGACGCTGGCGACTTCAGCGGCAAAACGCGCGCTATTTTAGCGGTGCGCGACGATTTACCTGCATTGTCCGCGAGCACTATCGCGCTGTGTCAGTTTGTCGCCGATTATTATCACCATCCGCTGGGCGCGGTGCTCAGCACCGCCTTGCCGACCGTGTTTCGCAACGTGCCCGCATTCAAAGCGCCAGCGCCAGCTTGCGTGTATTACGCAGCCGATATTGAAAAGCTGCTTGCCCATATCAGCAAGCGCGCGCACGCGCAGCAACGTGTCGCGCAGCAACTCGCAACGCCACATACGCCTGCAGCACTGAGGCGTATCCACGATAGCGGCTTGAAATGGGCGAAGGCTTGGGCTGAGCAAGGTTTGGTACAAACCGCAGCCGAAACCAGCGTTGTATCACCGGCTAGCCCCATTTTGCCGCTCAATGCAGAGCAGGCCTACGCGGTTGAACAATTAAGTTCAGCTCGTTCATTTTTGCCATTTTTACTCTACGGCATCACCGGCAGCGGTAAAACTGAAGTTTATTTGCAGACCATCGCAGCGGTGCTCGCGCGCGGTGAGCAAGTCTTAATTTTGATCCCCGAAATCAATTTAACGCCGCAGCTCGAAGGGCGCTTTCGTGCGCGTTTTCCCGGCGTGGCGATGGCCTGCCTGCACAGTGGATTGAACGATACCGAACGCGCAGTCAATTGGCTGGCGGCAATGTCGGGTGAGGCACGGATTGTTTTGGGAACTCGGCTAGCGGTATTTACGCCGCTGCCACAACTAGGAATGATCGTCGTCGATGAAGAGCATGATCCGTCGTTTAAACAGCAGGAAGGCCTTCGTTACTCGGCGCGCGATGTGGCGGTCTACCGTGCTCGCACGGCGCAAGTGCCTATTATTTTGGGTAGCGCAACACCGAGTATCGAAACTTGGGCCAATGCCAAAGCCAAACGTTATCAAATTATCACGCTAGCAGAGCGTGCCGTTCCCGGTGCGACTTTACCCAAAATTACCTTGCTGCCGGTAAAAAAAGCCGGCTTGATCGACGGCTTTAATCGCATGGCCCTTGCCGCGATGCACGCTGCGCTAGAGCGTGGCGAGCAGGTGTTGGTGTTTATCAATCGCCGTGGTTATTCACCCGTCTTGCAATGTGGCGAATGTGGCTGGATGGCCTCGTGCAAACATTGTTCGGCGCGGCTGGTGCTGCATCTGCGTGATCGGCGTTTGCGCTGCCACCATTGCGGCTTTGAAGAGCCGATTACGCACGCTTGCCCAGATTGCGGCAACCAAGACCTCAAACCCGTCGGGCAAGGCACGCAAAGGCTGGAAGAAGCCTTAGCGACACACTTTCCGAACCGCAAAATCTTGCGCATTGATCGCGACAGCACGCGGCGTAAAGGCGAGATGGACGCTGCGCTGGCGCAAGTGCATTCGGGCGAAGCTGATATTTTGATCGGTACGCAAATGCTGGCCAAAGGCCATGATTTTGATCGCCTGAATTTAGTCATTGCGCTGAATGCCGATACGGGGCTGTTTAGCGTAGATTTTCGCGCTGAAGAAAGATTATTTGCGCTCTTAATGCAAGTGGCAGGACGAGCAGGGCGGCGTGAAACGCCGGGCGAGGTGATGATCCAAACTGCGTTTGCCGATCACCCGTTTTACCATCAATTACTTGGCCGCGATTACGCGCCGTTCGCCGATCGAACCTTGTCTGAACGCCAAGATATGTTATTGCCGCCAGCGATGGCGTGGGCATTATTTCGCGCCGAAGCGCCGGATATCGAGCACGCCATCGGCATTTTAAACATCATCCGCGCCTGCTTTGAGCAGCTTGATGCAACGCTGCGCAAGGATTTAACGCTCAATCAGCCCGTTGCCGCAACGATGGTTAAAAAAGCTGGGGTTGAGCGCGCGCAGCTATTAATCGCAGCGCGCCACAAAGCGCAATTACAACGCGCCCTGCACCAAGCGATGCCACATATTGAAGTGATAAAAACCGGCAAAGGGCGCTGGTCTTTGGATGTTGATCCAATAGAGGTATAA
- the hemE gene encoding uroporphyrinogen decarboxylase: protein MLKNDTFLRALLREPVEYTPVWMMRQAGRYLPEYCATRKQAGSFLQLCKNTDLATEVTLQPLERFPLDAAILFSDILTVPDAMGLGLYFAEGEGPKFERTVRTEENVAKLFVPDVNTELKYVMDAVSSIRKGLDNRVPLIGFSGSPYTLACYMIEGGSSSDYRNIKTMMYARPDLLHRILEVNTLTVIDYLNAQIEAGAQAVQIFDSWGGSLPFGKYQEFSLQYMARIVAGLKRENEGRKVPVIVFTKGGGQWLEDIAATGCDAIGLDWTTDIGQARRRVGDKVALQGNFDPVALFAPPAAIDAEVKRIIDSYASAGEEKTGHVFNLGHGISQYTNPEHAAALVAAVHRHSGKK from the coding sequence ATGTTGAAAAATGACACTTTCCTGCGCGCCTTATTGCGTGAGCCTGTTGAATACACGCCAGTGTGGATGATGCGCCAAGCGGGGCGCTATCTGCCGGAATACTGCGCAACGCGCAAACAGGCGGGCTCGTTTTTGCAATTGTGCAAAAACACCGATTTGGCGACTGAAGTCACGCTGCAACCGTTGGAGCGCTTCCCGCTCGACGCGGCGATTTTGTTCTCGGATATTTTGACTGTGCCCGATGCGATGGGCTTGGGTTTGTATTTCGCTGAAGGTGAAGGCCCGAAATTTGAGCGCACAGTGCGTACTGAAGAAAACGTCGCCAAGCTGTTTGTGCCGGATGTGAATACTGAGCTGAAATACGTAATGGACGCAGTGTCATCGATTCGCAAAGGCTTGGATAACCGCGTTCCATTGATTGGCTTTTCGGGCAGCCCATATACGCTGGCGTGCTATATGATCGAAGGTGGTAGCTCAAGCGACTATCGCAATATCAAAACCATGATGTATGCGCGTCCAGACCTGTTGCACCGTATCTTGGAGGTCAATACCCTTACGGTGATTGATTACCTGAATGCGCAAATCGAAGCCGGTGCGCAAGCGGTGCAGATTTTCGACAGTTGGGGCGGCTCGCTGCCATTTGGCAAATACCAAGAATTCTCGCTGCAATACATGGCGCGCATTGTCGCTGGTCTGAAACGTGAAAACGAAGGCCGCAAAGTGCCGGTGATCGTGTTTACCAAGGGTGGTGGCCAGTGGCTCGAAGACATCGCCGCTACCGGTTGCGACGCGATTGGTTTGGATTGGACCACCGATATCGGCCAAGCGCGTCGTCGCGTCGGCGATAAAGTGGCGCTGCAAGGCAATTTTGACCCTGTGGCGCTGTTTGCGCCACCTGCGGCGATTGATGCTGAAGTGAAACGGATTATTGATAGTTACGCCAGCGCTGGTGAGGAAAAAACGGGCCACGTGTTCAATTTAGGCCACGGTATTTCGCAATACACCAACCCTGAACATGCAGCTGCTTTGGTCGCAGCAGTGCACCGTCATTCGGGTAAAAAATAA
- a CDS encoding NUDIX domain-containing protein yields the protein MGAAIRAKVVCLFEDNGQYLLAEGFDPTKQQHYLMPIGGGIEFGELSADAVIREVAEEIGVQIESPRLLKVFENLFTFDGVAGHEIVFVYLAQLNAPLQSSIGVESNGAQFKLHWLSVAQMNELAWPVYPTGLFDELVL from the coding sequence ATGGGGGCTGCAATCCGCGCCAAAGTTGTTTGTCTGTTTGAAGACAATGGCCAATATCTGTTGGCAGAAGGCTTTGACCCGACCAAGCAGCAACATTATCTGATGCCGATTGGTGGTGGCATTGAGTTCGGTGAACTGAGCGCCGATGCTGTGATTCGTGAAGTGGCCGAAGAAATTGGCGTTCAGATTGAATCGCCCCGTTTGCTCAAGGTGTTTGAAAACCTCTTCACCTTCGACGGCGTGGCCGGGCATGAAATTGTGTTTGTTTACCTTGCCCAACTCAATGCGCCTTTGCAATCAAGCATTGGGGTCGAGTCCAATGGGGCACAGTTCAAATTGCATTGGCTCAGCGTGGCGCAAATGAATGAATTAGCTTGGCCAGTTTATCCAACAGGCTTGTTTGATGAACTGGTTTTATGA
- a CDS encoding ABC transporter ATP-binding protein/permease, whose amino-acid sequence MSATSAASNAGAPTVRHLFRNFWRIAKPYWVSEDKFYAWGLLALVISLSLGMVYMNVQFNSWYNEFYNTLQNLDAKGFKEALYKFGYLAFLYIVIAVYAVWFQQMLEIRWRKWATIHYTQKWLNENNFYRLQLTDQDTDNPDQRIAEDVGQFVSISLSLSLGLLRSVVTLVSFIGILWTLSGPLKFMLGGSEVSIPGYMVWVAIIYALIGTGITILLGRPLVGLNFMQQRYEADFRFGLVRVRENAESIALYGGAKDEQERLGYRFVNVVSNFWSLMRMNKRLTWFTSFWGQLAIIFPLIVAAPRFFAKEIPLGGLMQINSAFGQVYGALDFIIGSFSTLANWKAVIDRLTTFERSIEVADQLPRIEPQPIVQGLQLSHLSVSKPNGEVLLSNVNLSLKAGDTLLIRGKSGTGKSSLLRAMAGIWPYAQGQYGLQGNTRSLFLSQKPYMPLGSLRAALYYPNVAEQDDEKIGDLLALAGLSHLMPRLDEVDAWSHVLSLGEQQRIALLRAILVKPDFLLMDESTSALDADGEAILYAAVREAMKGGVMISVGHRAGLVEYHQQVLECQGQGRWELGALA is encoded by the coding sequence ATGTCTGCCACATCTGCTGCTTCAAACGCAGGCGCGCCGACGGTGCGCCATTTATTCCGCAATTTCTGGCGTATCGCCAAACCATATTGGGTTTCCGAAGACAAGTTTTACGCCTGGGGCTTGCTGGCGCTGGTGATCTCTTTGTCGCTGGGCATGGTGTATATGAATGTCCAGTTTAATAGCTGGTACAACGAGTTTTATAACACGCTGCAAAACCTTGATGCGAAAGGCTTTAAAGAGGCGCTGTATAAATTTGGCTATCTGGCCTTCCTCTATATCGTGATTGCGGTCTATGCGGTTTGGTTTCAGCAAATGCTAGAAATCCGCTGGCGCAAATGGGCGACGATTCATTACACGCAAAAATGGCTCAATGAAAATAACTTCTACCGTCTGCAACTGACTGACCAAGACACCGATAACCCCGATCAGCGTATTGCCGAAGACGTGGGCCAATTTGTGTCGATCTCACTGTCGCTATCGCTGGGCCTGCTGCGCTCGGTAGTGACCTTGGTGTCGTTCATCGGCATTTTGTGGACACTGTCCGGCCCGCTTAAATTTATGCTCGGTGGTTCAGAAGTCAGTATTCCCGGTTATATGGTGTGGGTCGCGATTATTTACGCGCTGATCGGTACGGGTATTACCATTTTGCTCGGCCGACCTTTGGTTGGGCTGAACTTTATGCAGCAACGCTATGAAGCGGATTTCCGTTTTGGCTTGGTGCGTGTGCGTGAAAATGCCGAATCGATTGCGCTGTACGGTGGCGCGAAAGATGAGCAAGAGCGTTTGGGCTATCGCTTTGTCAATGTCGTGAGTAATTTCTGGTCATTGATGCGGATGAATAAACGCCTGACTTGGTTCACCTCATTCTGGGGCCAATTGGCGATTATTTTCCCGCTGATCGTCGCCGCGCCACGTTTCTTTGCCAAGGAAATCCCACTCGGTGGCCTGATGCAAATTAACTCGGCCTTCGGTCAGGTGTATGGTGCGCTCGACTTTATCATCGGCAGCTTTAGCACCTTGGCCAATTGGAAAGCGGTGATCGATCGTTTAACGACGTTTGAGCGCAGTATTGAAGTGGCAGATCAATTGCCGCGCATTGAACCGCAGCCGATTGTGCAAGGTTTGCAACTGAGCCATTTATCGGTGAGTAAACCGAATGGCGAGGTCTTGCTCTCCAATGTTAATTTGAGCCTGAAAGCGGGCGATACGCTGTTGATTCGCGGCAAATCAGGCACGGGCAAATCGAGCTTACTACGTGCTATGGCAGGTATATGGCCCTATGCCCAAGGTCAATATGGTCTGCAAGGTAATACCCGCAGTTTATTCCTGTCGCAAAAACCGTATATGCCTTTAGGCAGCTTGCGCGCTGCGCTGTATTACCCGAATGTGGCTGAGCAGGACGATGAAAAAATTGGCGATCTATTGGCGCTGGCTGGTTTAAGTCACTTAATGCCAAGGCTGGATGAGGTTGATGCATGGTCACACGTGCTGAGCTTGGGCGAGCAGCAACGCATCGCCTTGCTGCGTGCGATTTTAGTCAAACCCGATTTCCTACTGATGGACGAGTCAACGTCGGCGCTGGATGCGGATGGCGAAGCGATTCTGTACGCCGCAGTGCGCGAAGCGATGAAAGGCGGCGTGATGATCAGCGTGGGCCATCGCGCTGGGCTAGTTGAATACCACCAGCAAGTGCTTGAATGCCAAGGGCAGGGGCGCTGGGAATTGGGCGCTTTAGCTTAA